In the Leptospira sp. WS4.C2 genome, one interval contains:
- the mltG gene encoding endolytic transglycosylase MltG encodes MKLKKYLILSGLGVSLLLVLVLIGFFVVDEIKGGAVGDGQNKYELIIDSGEPSSSVVRELAAAGMIKSSVYFNYLMKFSRAGNKIKQGVYDINDGMSSRKILDVIISGKVKLVNFTVPEGYNNRQIGDLLVSKKLAISREDFLKVAQSPALLTKYNIPAKTLEGYLFPETYSVPLNYPLERITEMMIKRFYKKLESIPEAKDIKPADLHFRVVLASIVEREAVRKEERPMMAGVFLTRIEKNINLESCATIQYLFDKPKKRLFESDLKIVSPYNTYINGGWPPGPISNPGLPALEASFKPMKSDKLFFLLKPDGSHYFSATFKEHLDAKKKFIDVLYQ; translated from the coding sequence TTGAAACTTAAAAAATACCTGATTCTATCAGGACTTGGTGTTTCCTTACTGCTGGTTTTGGTCTTAATTGGTTTTTTCGTTGTCGACGAAATCAAAGGGGGAGCCGTTGGCGATGGTCAAAATAAATACGAACTCATTATCGATTCAGGGGAACCATCTTCAAGTGTAGTGCGCGAGTTAGCTGCTGCCGGAATGATTAAATCCTCAGTGTATTTCAACTATCTAATGAAGTTCTCAAGAGCCGGAAATAAAATCAAACAAGGTGTTTATGATATAAATGATGGTATGAGTTCACGTAAAATTTTAGACGTCATCATCTCTGGAAAAGTAAAACTTGTAAACTTTACCGTTCCTGAAGGATATAACAATCGTCAGATTGGAGATTTATTGGTTTCAAAAAAACTTGCAATTTCCCGAGAAGATTTTTTAAAAGTGGCCCAAAGCCCCGCGTTACTTACAAAATACAATATACCAGCAAAAACATTAGAAGGTTATTTATTTCCAGAAACCTATTCGGTACCTTTGAATTATCCTTTGGAAAGAATCACAGAGATGATGATCAAACGATTCTATAAAAAATTAGAATCCATTCCAGAAGCCAAGGATATCAAACCAGCAGACCTTCATTTTCGTGTGGTTCTTGCGTCGATTGTGGAAAGGGAAGCTGTCAGAAAAGAAGAAAGACCCATGATGGCCGGTGTTTTTCTCACTCGCATTGAAAAAAATATTAATTTGGAATCATGTGCCACCATCCAATATTTATTTGATAAACCGAAAAAAAGACTCTTTGAATCGGATCTAAAAATTGTATCGCCATACAATACATATATCAATGGCGGATGGCCGCCAGGACCTATTTCTAATCCCGGCTTACCAGCATTAGAAGCATCTTTTAAACCAATGAAATCAGATAAGTTATTTTTTCTTTTAAAACCTGACGGTTCTCATTATTTTTCTGCGACATTTAAAGAACATCTGGACGCAAAAAAGAAATTTATCGATGTCCTTTACCAATAA
- a CDS encoding TonB-dependent receptor, whose protein sequence is MKKLAQTLIILTFFISSSLMAQTTGTVKGTIIDSENGEAVFGATIVVRSEKKFAKTDFDGKYYLDLPPGTYDVEYQMYGYGPQKRTITVVSGKTQNVNVTFGAQVLETIEVKDRAQNNTESALLALQRKTGTVSDGISQEAIKKSPDASAGDVVKRVTGITLIGGKYVFVRGLGERYSNTLLNEVLIPSTEPDKRVVPLDLFPASMIKNIRVMKTFAPEDPAEFSGGLVKIETQEYPDKLTMSLGLGVGRNMNTTGYQFKTFDAADFFGRPNSSTQRPDLVNKLPNEFVFEPGNRFGGLPPNLVNITAASYNQQWTPDEKKGSYDKNFNFVVGNTIQTTDSGQRLGIFFGITKSEEYRYREEKSTRYVPSFLGGVRTEDTTFINPIQQQDTKIYNKETNFGTNLNLAYEFMKGQQIYLKTLYTIVSDTNVREARGVNNIDNFEFLSNTNTFTSRALFNTVLGGDHALQFGSMARPHKLEWNLAYAQANRDEPNLTQQVWRRQQNSAVTDGYFRLLNNPDGSRFYSESRDIVRQANLKYTIPFEQWNGLKSDFKFGGMALERFKDFTFKEYGSKSNVGIRSPNDYWPVPGEITFVPTDYISSTSNPLANKTFAERQIEPNAFDAMQKLQATFTQFDMPIINKFRFVGGVRMEDSYQKVRTFRTRDSSSLANVDYGCTVDNEDVRVALVRSNVCNQTNNGIGELRKRDTLPSMNFVWDFHKDMNLRLGYTQTVTRPDLRELSPFGFTPYFGADRIFGNPNLRRTYIHNYDIRYEYYINNTDFVGIGGFFKEMSNPIEMIGQPVAGSISANFTYTNAKNAQIRGVEIDFRKEFLDRFRFESNLFFIKSHVQVLPWEDLVLIKSGLVDSLNRSAAYDPTNISRPLQGQSEYVYNLKFDYFITKTRTQIIGLYYNFFGDRIYAVGANGTPDAIEKGVGVTDIVYTFKHDDRLDFKAAAKNIMDTRFRVYQTNQVTGEDELFYSYRMGVTFSVMATYKFF, encoded by the coding sequence ATGAAGAAACTAGCGCAAACTTTAATTATTCTTACATTTTTTATTTCTAGCTCACTAATGGCTCAGACAACTGGCACAGTTAAGGGAACGATAATTGATTCAGAGAATGGAGAAGCTGTATTTGGAGCTACAATAGTAGTCAGGTCCGAAAAGAAATTCGCTAAAACCGATTTTGACGGTAAATACTATTTGGATTTACCTCCCGGCACTTATGATGTAGAATACCAAATGTATGGATATGGTCCACAAAAAAGAACCATTACAGTGGTTTCTGGCAAAACACAAAATGTTAACGTCACTTTTGGTGCGCAAGTTCTTGAGACAATAGAAGTAAAGGATCGAGCACAAAACAACACTGAATCTGCGCTATTAGCTTTACAGAGGAAAACCGGTACTGTTTCAGATGGTATTTCTCAAGAGGCTATTAAAAAAAGTCCCGACGCAAGCGCTGGAGATGTTGTAAAACGTGTTACCGGTATTACGCTTATTGGCGGAAAATATGTATTTGTTCGAGGACTTGGAGAAAGATATTCCAATACATTGTTGAATGAAGTTTTGATTCCTTCAACTGAACCTGATAAACGTGTGGTTCCACTTGATTTGTTTCCTGCAAGCATGATAAAAAATATTCGGGTAATGAAGACATTTGCACCCGAAGATCCGGCAGAATTCTCTGGTGGATTAGTTAAGATTGAAACCCAAGAATATCCTGATAAACTTACGATGTCATTAGGTCTCGGTGTCGGTCGGAATATGAATACGACCGGGTATCAATTTAAAACATTTGATGCAGCTGACTTCTTTGGTCGACCCAATTCATCAACTCAAAGGCCAGATTTAGTAAATAAACTTCCTAATGAATTTGTTTTTGAACCAGGAAATAGGTTTGGCGGTTTACCACCAAATTTGGTAAATATTACAGCCGCTTCTTATAATCAACAATGGACTCCAGACGAAAAAAAAGGTTCCTATGATAAGAATTTTAATTTTGTTGTCGGTAATACGATTCAAACAACTGATTCTGGGCAAAGGTTAGGAATTTTCTTTGGCATTACTAAGAGTGAAGAATACCGCTACCGCGAAGAAAAATCTACAAGATATGTGCCTAGTTTCCTTGGAGGTGTGAGAACAGAAGATACAACTTTCATTAATCCTATCCAACAACAAGATACGAAAATTTATAATAAAGAAACAAACTTTGGAACTAACTTAAACCTAGCATATGAATTCATGAAAGGCCAGCAGATATATTTAAAGACTCTTTATACGATAGTTTCTGACACTAATGTTCGTGAAGCAAGGGGTGTAAATAATATTGATAACTTTGAATTTCTTTCAAATACAAACACTTTCACCTCTAGAGCATTATTTAACACTGTATTGGGTGGTGATCATGCTCTGCAATTTGGTTCAATGGCTAGACCACATAAGTTAGAATGGAATCTTGCATATGCTCAAGCAAATCGTGATGAACCGAATTTAACTCAGCAAGTTTGGCGAAGGCAACAAAATTCTGCAGTTACAGATGGATATTTTCGGTTGCTAAATAATCCGGACGGCTCTCGTTTTTATTCTGAATCTAGAGATATCGTTAGGCAGGCGAATTTAAAATATACCATTCCGTTTGAACAGTGGAACGGTTTAAAATCAGATTTTAAATTTGGCGGAATGGCACTTGAACGATTTAAAGATTTTACTTTTAAAGAATATGGTAGTAAAAGTAACGTCGGTATCCGATCACCAAATGATTATTGGCCCGTACCCGGTGAAATTACTTTCGTCCCGACTGATTATATTTCTTCTACCTCAAATCCATTAGCAAATAAAACTTTCGCAGAACGTCAAATTGAACCAAATGCTTTTGATGCAATGCAAAAGTTACAAGCAACATTTACACAATTCGATATGCCTATTATCAATAAATTTCGATTTGTTGGTGGGGTTAGAATGGAAGATTCTTATCAAAAAGTAAGAACTTTCCGTACTCGGGACAGCAGTTCTTTAGCGAATGTTGATTATGGTTGTACGGTAGATAATGAAGATGTTCGGGTTGCATTAGTTAGATCAAATGTATGTAATCAAACAAATAATGGTATCGGAGAACTTAGAAAAAGAGATACATTACCTTCAATGAATTTTGTTTGGGATTTCCATAAGGATATGAATCTAAGACTCGGTTATACCCAAACGGTGACACGGCCAGATCTAAGAGAGTTATCACCATTTGGATTTACTCCATATTTTGGAGCGGATCGAATTTTCGGAAATCCTAACCTCAGAAGAACTTATATACATAACTATGATATTCGTTATGAATATTATATTAATAATACAGATTTTGTTGGTATTGGCGGATTTTTCAAAGAAATGTCCAATCCAATAGAAATGATCGGTCAACCAGTTGCTGGTAGTATTTCAGCTAACTTTACTTATACAAATGCTAAAAATGCGCAAATTCGAGGAGTTGAAATCGATTTTAGAAAAGAGTTTCTTGATCGTTTCCGTTTTGAATCAAATTTGTTTTTTATTAAATCTCACGTTCAAGTCTTACCTTGGGAAGATTTAGTTCTTATTAAATCGGGATTGGTTGATTCATTAAATCGATCGGCAGCATATGATCCAACAAACATCTCCCGTCCTCTACAAGGTCAGTCAGAGTATGTATATAACCTAAAGTTTGATTATTTTATCACAAAAACAAGAACCCAGATTATTGGATTATACTATAACTTTTTTGGTGATAGGATTTATGCCGTTGGTGCAAATGGAACACCCGATGCAATTGAAAAGGGAGTTGGTGTAACCGATATTGTTTACACTTTTAAACATGATGATCGTTTGGATTTCAAAGCAGCTGCAAAAAATATAATGGATACCAGATTTAGAGTTTATCAGACAAATCAGGTTACTGGTGAGGATGAGTTGTTTTATTCTTATCGAATGGGTGTAACATTCTCTGTAATGGCAACTTATAAGTTTTTTTGA
- a CDS encoding nitroreductase — protein sequence MNTELISFHTTAASVSEALETRHSIREYLSKPIPEDVLQRIFSRALRTPSWKNSQPWKVHIVNGTKREELSKELVETARKAPPRPDTSWPESYPSDAKRRMFDLGMKIYEAAGIERKDKDARNEFMLRNFTFFGAPTAVFITSKFELNYYVGIDMGCFLQSVLLLAREEGLGTCAQAALGSFPDVVRSSLSLPQEEKVILGLSIGYPKPDSELNRYHTPRESAKDLIHFY from the coding sequence ATGAACACAGAACTCATTTCGTTCCATACTACCGCGGCCTCTGTATCGGAAGCCTTGGAAACTAGACATAGCATTAGAGAATACCTTTCGAAACCAATCCCGGAAGATGTTTTACAAAGGATATTTAGCAGAGCATTACGTACCCCTAGTTGGAAAAATTCCCAACCCTGGAAAGTACATATTGTGAATGGAACGAAACGAGAGGAATTGTCCAAAGAATTGGTCGAAACAGCACGCAAGGCCCCACCGAGACCAGATACAAGTTGGCCGGAATCTTATCCCAGTGATGCCAAAAGACGAATGTTTGATTTGGGAATGAAAATCTATGAAGCAGCAGGAATTGAAAGAAAGGATAAAGACGCTCGGAATGAATTTATGTTGCGTAACTTTACATTCTTTGGCGCACCCACTGCTGTTTTTATTACAAGCAAATTTGAACTTAACTATTATGTAGGAATCGACATGGGTTGTTTTCTCCAATCAGTACTCTTACTTGCAAGAGAAGAAGGATTAGGAACTTGTGCCCAAGCAGCACTTGGATCTTTTCCTGATGTGGTGAGAAGTTCACTCTCGTTACCACAAGAAGAAAAGGTGATTTTGGGATTGAGCATTGGATATCCAAAACCGGATTCGGAACTGAACCGTTACCACACTCCGAGGGAATCAGCCAAAGATTTAATTCATTTCTACTAA
- a CDS encoding TetR/AcrR family transcriptional regulator → MKKEPTRVRLLQVSRQLFLKQGYSGTGLNQIVEEAKTVKASLYQHFASKEMLGKEVIRMYSNENLTLLKSLMKRNPKPLEFVKAWVRILSREARLSQLFGCGMANFRAQIAPDEVEIQKEIEEIAHRTIELLAEYLEGSKENGYLNSKVDCRLLAKHLFFVYEGVLQGYRLLDDKKSLDELYRIAESLIPSPK, encoded by the coding sequence ATGAAAAAAGAACCCACACGCGTACGCCTCCTCCAAGTCAGTCGCCAGCTCTTTTTAAAACAAGGGTATTCGGGGACCGGACTCAATCAAATTGTAGAGGAAGCAAAAACAGTCAAAGCGAGCCTCTACCAACATTTTGCTTCTAAGGAAATGTTAGGAAAAGAAGTGATTCGGATGTATTCGAATGAAAATCTAACCCTTCTGAAATCACTTATGAAACGAAATCCAAAACCATTGGAATTTGTGAAGGCCTGGGTTCGGATTCTTTCTCGGGAGGCTCGGTTATCACAACTTTTCGGATGTGGGATGGCAAACTTTCGGGCACAAATTGCACCGGATGAGGTGGAAATTCAGAAAGAAATTGAGGAAATCGCACATAGGACAATCGAATTGTTAGCTGAGTATCTGGAAGGATCGAAAGAAAATGGCTATTTAAATTCTAAAGTAGATTGTCGTTTACTCGCCAAACATCTATTCTTTGTCTATGAAGGGGTTTTACAAGGGTATCGTTTGCTTGATGACAAAAAGTCATTGGACGAATTATATCGAATTGCCGAAAGTTTGATCCCCTCTCCTAAATGA
- a CDS encoding antitoxin, whose translation MKLKLTDEEKELELSFEKNEWKSVSNKKSYLNKFKIAAKNTLAKDKRMNIRIAGKDIQLLKTKALEIGIPYQTLVSSILHQYVTGKLKEQ comes from the coding sequence ATGAAACTTAAACTTACGGATGAAGAAAAAGAATTAGAATTATCTTTTGAAAAAAACGAATGGAAGTCTGTTTCAAATAAAAAAAGCTATTTAAATAAGTTTAAAATTGCAGCAAAAAATACTTTAGCCAAAGACAAAAGAATGAATATTCGAATTGCGGGAAAAGATATTCAATTATTAAAAACAAAGGCTCTTGAAATAGGAATTCCATATCAAACTCTAGTTTCAAGTATTTTGCATCAATATGTTACTGGAAAACTAAAAGAACAGTAA
- a CDS encoding class I SAM-dependent methyltransferase: MDSKTFWNERYASEDYVYGKDPNDFLRTRLPNLKKGRILFPCEGEGRNAVFAAGLGWDVFAFDQSEEGKQKATALAKEKNVTFHYEISDALTYPYAPEQMDMVALIYCHFHKSIRTTVHRNCVRTLKPGGILLLEAFSPDQLQFTSGGPKDLDMLYNLKDLRMDFSEMNIEYEEALEIELNESPFHRGKAAIVRLVLRKI, translated from the coding sequence ATGGATTCAAAAACTTTTTGGAATGAACGTTATGCGAGTGAAGACTATGTTTATGGGAAGGATCCGAACGATTTTTTACGCACTCGTCTGCCAAATTTAAAAAAAGGAAGGATCCTTTTTCCTTGTGAGGGAGAAGGAAGGAATGCCGTATTTGCTGCGGGTCTAGGTTGGGATGTATTTGCCTTTGACCAATCGGAGGAAGGAAAACAAAAAGCTACCGCACTCGCTAAAGAAAAAAATGTAACCTTTCATTATGAGATTTCTGATGCTCTGACTTATCCTTACGCTCCTGAACAAATGGATATGGTGGCTTTGATTTATTGCCACTTTCATAAATCGATTCGAACTACCGTACATAGGAATTGTGTTAGGACTTTGAAACCTGGTGGAATTTTGTTATTAGAAGCTTTTTCACCTGACCAGTTACAATTTACCTCTGGTGGTCCCAAAGATCTGGACATGTTATACAATCTAAAGGATTTACGTATGGACTTTTCAGAAATGAACATTGAATACGAAGAAGCTTTGGAGATTGAACTAAACGAAAGTCCGTTCCATAGAGGAAAGGCCGCCATCGTCCGACTAGTTTTACGAAAAATCTAA
- a CDS encoding toxin, with protein sequence MIFDWDNEKNKLLSTQRNISFERIVIEIEAGAILDILEHPNSKKYPNQIIIVINIDNYVWIVPAIENENSFFLKTAYPSRKHTKIYFPEVNIHET encoded by the coding sequence GTGATTTTTGATTGGGATAATGAGAAAAACAAACTACTCAGTACTCAGCGAAATATTTCCTTCGAAAGAATAGTCATCGAAATTGAAGCAGGAGCTATACTAGATATCTTAGAACATCCAAATAGTAAAAAGTATCCGAACCAAATAATTATAGTAATTAATATTGATAATTATGTCTGGATTGTCCCTGCAATTGAAAACGAAAATTCATTCTTTTTAAAAACTGCATATCCTTCACGAAAACACACTAAAATATATTTTCCAGAGGTGAACATACATGAAACTTAA
- a CDS encoding M20/M25/M40 family metallo-hydrolase encodes MKVFISFLLVAVFFLQCSGQQVKYAELKQSYPKVNWEVRRTEAVKLLSDLLKIPSVRGNEIQVAKYIQAVLTKEGIPSRFVFDPKFPARPNLIAELPATIPNPEPGIILANHLDTVEFDTKEWKVAPLSGSVSEGRVWGRGAIDMKGMAVMELLAFLEIKRSGIPRTRKIMYLALADEESGSVLGGKYMTSKQKHVFDGYEYAINEGGVATRDIVIPGATIFNIQYAEKGNIWLRAKITGTSGHGSSPPNQYPALSLIQFFNEVRELESDIRITAETDAFFYQLGTISSFPKSFFLKNARNPLIKPLLHSTIRSNRHLTAMTTNTKSITGFRTTEGEGGENVIAGEASGRLDIRTLPGVDIIEFSNKVKTIAEKYKAEITFTDINPTDVSPINTKFFSTLAAVSVNKFPNSTVTPFLSPGKTDNSYLRRVGIKAYGLIPAVLKTEDIDGMHGKNENMTIDNLELGTKILFETLVEMNQ; translated from the coding sequence ATGAAGGTATTCATTTCGTTTTTATTGGTAGCAGTATTCTTTTTACAATGTTCCGGCCAACAAGTAAAGTATGCAGAATTGAAACAGTCTTATCCAAAAGTAAATTGGGAAGTCCGTAGAACCGAAGCAGTCAAACTCCTTTCTGATCTATTAAAAATCCCTTCTGTTCGTGGAAATGAAATTCAGGTGGCAAAGTACATCCAAGCAGTTCTGACAAAAGAAGGAATCCCTTCTCGTTTTGTCTTTGATCCCAAATTTCCCGCAAGACCTAATTTAATCGCCGAATTACCAGCAACCATTCCCAATCCAGAGCCAGGAATCATCCTCGCAAACCACTTGGACACAGTAGAGTTCGATACCAAAGAATGGAAAGTAGCACCACTTTCAGGATCTGTCAGTGAAGGCCGTGTGTGGGGACGTGGTGCGATTGACATGAAGGGAATGGCTGTGATGGAATTACTCGCCTTTCTTGAGATCAAACGTTCTGGAATTCCTAGAACAAGAAAAATTATGTATTTGGCCCTTGCAGATGAAGAATCAGGATCTGTGTTAGGTGGAAAATACATGACTTCAAAACAAAAACATGTTTTTGACGGTTACGAGTATGCCATCAATGAAGGTGGCGTCGCGACAAGAGACATCGTAATTCCTGGTGCCACTATCTTTAACATTCAATATGCGGAGAAAGGAAATATCTGGTTACGTGCAAAAATCACGGGAACGAGTGGTCATGGTTCTTCGCCCCCTAATCAATACCCTGCTCTTTCCTTGATCCAGTTTTTTAACGAAGTACGGGAATTAGAATCTGATATTCGCATAACAGCTGAAACAGATGCATTCTTTTATCAACTAGGAACCATCAGCTCATTCCCAAAATCATTTTTTTTGAAAAACGCAAGAAATCCTTTGATTAAACCTTTGCTACATTCAACGATTCGAAGTAATCGCCACCTAACAGCAATGACAACCAATACCAAATCCATAACTGGGTTTCGTACCACAGAAGGTGAAGGTGGAGAAAATGTAATCGCAGGAGAAGCTTCTGGCAGATTGGACATCCGAACGTTACCTGGTGTGGATATAATAGAATTCTCTAATAAGGTAAAAACAATTGCAGAAAAGTACAAAGCAGAGATCACTTTTACAGATATCAATCCGACAGACGTGTCTCCCATCAATACAAAGTTTTTTAGTACTTTGGCTGCCGTATCGGTGAATAAATTTCCCAACAGTACAGTGACGCCATTTCTTTCTCCAGGAAAAACGGATAATTCTTACCTACGGCGTGTAGGGATTAAAGCTTACGGACTTATTCCCGCAGTTCTCAAAACGGAAGATATTGATGGGATGCATGGAAAGAATGAAAATATGACAATTGATAATTTGGAACTGGGTACAAAGATTCTTTTTGAGACCTTAGTAGAGATGAATCAGTAG
- a CDS encoding prohibitin family protein produces the protein MKRRSIFPTSFQFLTILGMSLFSISCLSIISPGEVGLMWRPYSTGLSQKPLESRVQTYMPWNSVYVYSIQWMSHQEKVEVLTRDDLTITVSAAIIIRPIQNEIYELEMEIGRDYYEKVVKPQFRTAIRNILSAYNMVSISKETPNVSAQIKKSLAEKLKDKHVEIDDVIIDDVEYSPSILKAIESKLTKQQEQEQMKFEINIAKRDAEIQQISAEGRSKAVLIEAEAQAKAQRMISESLTPKYIQLKAMENPNNKLIFVPNGKDGLPIIVNADGK, from the coding sequence ATGAAACGTCGATCCATTTTTCCAACCAGTTTCCAGTTCCTTACCATTTTGGGTATGAGTCTATTTTCTATATCTTGCCTCTCCATCATTAGCCCAGGGGAAGTTGGACTCATGTGGCGGCCCTATAGCACTGGTCTTAGCCAGAAACCCTTGGAGTCCCGGGTCCAAACCTATATGCCTTGGAACAGTGTTTACGTCTACTCAATCCAATGGATGAGCCACCAAGAGAAAGTGGAGGTACTGACGAGGGATGATTTAACAATTACGGTCAGTGCGGCGATCATCATCCGACCGATCCAAAACGAAATTTATGAATTAGAAATGGAGATTGGCAGGGACTATTATGAAAAGGTAGTTAAACCTCAATTTCGAACTGCCATTAGAAATATTCTCTCTGCTTACAACATGGTATCTATCTCTAAAGAGACACCAAATGTTTCGGCTCAAATTAAAAAGTCTCTCGCAGAAAAGTTAAAAGACAAACATGTCGAAATAGATGATGTGATTATAGATGATGTTGAATATAGTCCTTCGATTTTGAAAGCAATTGAAAGTAAACTCACCAAACAACAAGAACAGGAACAAATGAAGTTCGAAATTAACATTGCCAAACGCGATGCGGAAATCCAGCAAATCTCAGCTGAGGGTAGATCCAAAGCCGTACTCATTGAAGCCGAAGCGCAAGCAAAAGCTCAAAGGATGATTTCAGAATCTTTGACACCTAAGTACATTCAATTGAAGGCAATGGAGAACCCCAATAACAAATTGATCTTTGTACCGAATGGAAAGGATGGTTTGCCAATCATAGTGAATGCAGATGGGAAATAG
- a CDS encoding ankyrin repeat domain-containing protein → MLQFLSSRFLIQTPSFVIFLLLVGFSFSCIEDETVVKAPMSRELRLFQALEKGNLELVKELLAEGVSINAKDSLGNSCLIKAVDEEELAIAKFLIQKGANVNLRNTTGETALYRAVYRGNLDLVKMLVAAGAETKVKTVGGISVAELAEERGEEGILKYLGSLK, encoded by the coding sequence ATGTTACAATTTCTATCCAGCCGATTTTTAATCCAAACCCCTTCCTTCGTCATTTTTTTGTTACTGGTTGGATTCAGTTTCTCTTGTATCGAAGATGAAACTGTAGTGAAAGCTCCTATGAGTCGGGAACTACGCCTCTTCCAGGCCCTTGAAAAAGGAAACTTAGAACTAGTTAAAGAGCTTTTAGCAGAAGGGGTTTCCATTAATGCCAAGGATTCCTTAGGAAATTCCTGCCTAATCAAAGCTGTGGACGAAGAAGAACTGGCGATCGCAAAATTTTTAATCCAAAAAGGTGCGAATGTCAATCTTCGCAATACGACAGGGGAAACAGCCCTCTACCGTGCTGTATATCGTGGGAATTTGGACTTGGTCAAAATGTTAGTGGCGGCCGGTGCAGAAACCAAAGTCAAAACAGTGGGTGGGATCAGCGTGGCGGAACTTGCCGAAGAACGGGGAGAAGAGGGAATTCTCAAATATCTAGGTTCGCTAAAATAA